Proteins from a single region of Xenopus laevis strain J_2021 chromosome 9_10S, Xenopus_laevis_v10.1, whole genome shotgun sequence:
- the csnk2a1.S gene encoding casein kinase II subunit alpha isoform X3 — translation MSGPVPSRARVYTDVNTHRPREYWDYESHVVEWGNQDDYQLVRKLGRGKYSEVFEAINITNNEKVVVKILKPVKKKKIKREIKILENLRGGPNIITLADIVKDPVSRTPALVFEHVNNTDFKQLYQTLTDYDIRFYMYEILKALDYCHSMGIMHRDVKPHNVMIDHEHRKLRLIDWGLAEFYHPGQEYNVRVASRYFKGPELLVDYQMYDYSLDMWSLGCMLASMIFRKEPFFHGHDNYDQLVRIAKVLGTEDLYDYIDKYNIELDPRFNDILGRHSRKRWERFVHSENQHLVSPEALDFLDKLLRYDHQTRLTAREAMDHPYFYPIVKDQSRMGGSNMPSGSTPVSSASMMSGISTVPTPSALGSLAGSPVISATNTLGTPVAAAAGATQ, via the exons ATGTCAGGACCTGTGCCAAGTCGGGCCCGTGTCTACACGGATGTGAACACACACAGACCCCGAGAATATTGGGACTATGAGTCACACGTGGTAGAATGGGG CAACCAGGATGATTATCAGTTAGTGAGGAAACTCGGTCGGGGCAAATACAGTGAAGTCTTTGAAGCCATTAACATCACCAACAACGAGAAGGTTGTGGTAAAAATTCTCAAG CctgtgaagaagaagaaaattaagCGTGAGATAAAGATCCTGGAGAACCTGCGGGGTGGGCCCAACATTATCACCCTGGCAGACATAGTGAAAGACCCGGTG TCCAGAACGCCAGCACTTGTCTTCGAACATGTCAACAATACAGATTTTAAG CAGTTATATCAGACTCTGACAGACTACGACATTAGATTCTACATGTATGAAATTCTTAAG GCACTGGATTATTGCCACAGTATGGGTATAATGCACAGAGATGTGAAACCTCACAATGTAATGATTGACCATGAGCACAGAAAG CTCCGTCTCATAGACTGGGGCTTGGCCGAATTCTACCACCCAGGACAGGAGTACAATGTCCGTGTTGCTTCCCGATACTTCAAGGGGCCGGAGCTGCTTGTGGATTACCAA ATGTACGACTACAGCCTGGACATGTGGAGCCTGGGGTGCATGCTGGCCAGTATGATTTTCAGAAAAGAGCCATTTTTCCATGGCCATGATAACTACGACCAG CTGGTGAGAATAGCGAAGGTGCTGGGCACAGAAGACCTCTACGATTATATTGACAAGTACAACATAGAACTGGATCCACGCTTTAATGATATTCTGGGCAG GCACTCGCGCAAACGGTGGGAAAGATTTGTACACAGCGAGAACCAACATCTAGTCAGTCCTGAGGCACTGGATTTCCTGGACAAGCTGCTGCGATATGACCATCAGACCCGACTGACTGCCCGTGAAGCTATGGACCACCCATACTTCT ATCCCATCGTAAAGGACCAGTCCCGGATGGGCGGCTCTAATATGCCCAGTGGCAGCACACCCGTCAGTAGCGCCAGTATGATGTCAG GGATCTCTACGGTGCCAACGCCATCTGCCCTGGGCTCTCTCGCTGGATCTCCCGTTATCTCTGCTACCAACACCCTGGGGACCCCTGTCGCTGCTGCAGCTGGAGCCACTCAGTAG
- the csnk2a1.S gene encoding casein kinase II subunit alpha isoform X1, with the protein MSGPVPSRARVYTDVNTHRPREYWDYESHVVEWGNQDDYQLVRKLGRGKYSEVFEAINITNNEKVVVKILKPVKKKKIKREIKILENLRGGPNIITLADIVKDPVSRTPALVFEHVNNTDFKQLYQTLTDYDIRFYMYEILKALDYCHSMGIMHRDVKPHNVMIDHEHRKLRLIDWGLAEFYHPGQEYNVRVASRYFKGPELLVDYQMYDYSLDMWSLGCMLASMIFRKEPFFHGHDNYDQLVRIAKVLGTEDLYDYIDKYNIELDPRFNDILGRHSRKRWERFVHSENQHLVSPEALDFLDKLLRYDHQTRLTAREAMDHPYFYPIVKDQSRMGGSNMPSGSTPVSSASMMSGQSRSSVRDKSGISTVPTPSALGSLAGSPVISATNTLGTPVAAAAGATQ; encoded by the exons ATGTCAGGACCTGTGCCAAGTCGGGCCCGTGTCTACACGGATGTGAACACACACAGACCCCGAGAATATTGGGACTATGAGTCACACGTGGTAGAATGGGG CAACCAGGATGATTATCAGTTAGTGAGGAAACTCGGTCGGGGCAAATACAGTGAAGTCTTTGAAGCCATTAACATCACCAACAACGAGAAGGTTGTGGTAAAAATTCTCAAG CctgtgaagaagaagaaaattaagCGTGAGATAAAGATCCTGGAGAACCTGCGGGGTGGGCCCAACATTATCACCCTGGCAGACATAGTGAAAGACCCGGTG TCCAGAACGCCAGCACTTGTCTTCGAACATGTCAACAATACAGATTTTAAG CAGTTATATCAGACTCTGACAGACTACGACATTAGATTCTACATGTATGAAATTCTTAAG GCACTGGATTATTGCCACAGTATGGGTATAATGCACAGAGATGTGAAACCTCACAATGTAATGATTGACCATGAGCACAGAAAG CTCCGTCTCATAGACTGGGGCTTGGCCGAATTCTACCACCCAGGACAGGAGTACAATGTCCGTGTTGCTTCCCGATACTTCAAGGGGCCGGAGCTGCTTGTGGATTACCAA ATGTACGACTACAGCCTGGACATGTGGAGCCTGGGGTGCATGCTGGCCAGTATGATTTTCAGAAAAGAGCCATTTTTCCATGGCCATGATAACTACGACCAG CTGGTGAGAATAGCGAAGGTGCTGGGCACAGAAGACCTCTACGATTATATTGACAAGTACAACATAGAACTGGATCCACGCTTTAATGATATTCTGGGCAG GCACTCGCGCAAACGGTGGGAAAGATTTGTACACAGCGAGAACCAACATCTAGTCAGTCCTGAGGCACTGGATTTCCTGGACAAGCTGCTGCGATATGACCATCAGACCCGACTGACTGCCCGTGAAGCTATGGACCACCCATACTTCT ATCCCATCGTAAAGGACCAGTCCCGGATGGGCGGCTCTAATATGCCCAGTGGCAGCACACCCGTCAGTAGCGCCAGTATGATGTCAGGTCAGTCCCGGTCCAGTGTTCGTGACAAGTCAG GGATCTCTACGGTGCCAACGCCATCTGCCCTGGGCTCTCTCGCTGGATCTCCCGTTATCTCTGCTACCAACACCCTGGGGACCCCTGTCGCTGCTGCAGCTGGAGCCACTCAGTAG
- the csnk2a1.S gene encoding casein kinase II subunit alpha (The RefSeq protein has 1 non-frameshifting indel compared to this genomic sequence), protein MSGPVPSRARVYTDVNTHRPREYWDYESHVVEWGNQDDYQLVRKLGRGKYSEVFEAINITNNEKVVVKILKPVKKKKIKREIKILENLRGGPNIITLADIVKDPVSRTPALVFEHVNNTDFKQLYQTLTDYDIRFYMYEILKALDYCHSMGIMHRDVKPHNVMIDHEHRKLRLIDWGLAEFYHPGQEYNVRVASRYFKGPELLVDYQMYDYSLDMWSLGCMLASMIFRKEPFFHGHDNYDQLVRIAKVLGTEDLYDYIDKYNIELDPRFNDILGRHSRKRWERFVHSENQHLVSPEALDFLDKLLRYDHQTRLTAREAMDHPYFYPIVKDQSRMGSNMPSGSTPVSSASMMSGQSRSSVRDKSGISTVPTPSALGSLAGSPVISATNTLGTPVAAAAGATQ, encoded by the exons ATGTCAGGACCTGTGCCAAGTCGGGCCCGTGTCTACACGGATGTGAACACACACAGACCCCGAGAATATTGGGACTATGAGTCACACGTGGTAGAATGGGG CAACCAGGATGATTATCAGTTAGTGAGGAAACTCGGTCGGGGCAAATACAGTGAAGTCTTTGAAGCCATTAACATCACCAACAACGAGAAGGTTGTGGTAAAAATTCTCAAG CctgtgaagaagaagaaaattaagCGTGAGATAAAGATCCTGGAGAACCTGCGGGGTGGGCCCAACATTATCACCCTGGCAGACATAGTGAAAGACCCGGTG TCCAGAACGCCAGCACTTGTCTTCGAACATGTCAACAATACAGATTTTAAG CAGTTATATCAGACTCTGACAGACTACGACATTAGATTCTACATGTATGAAATTCTTAAG GCACTGGATTATTGCCACAGTATGGGTATAATGCACAGAGATGTGAAACCTCACAATGTAATGATTGACCATGAGCACAGAAAG CTCCGTCTCATAGACTGGGGCTTGGCCGAATTCTACCACCCAGGACAGGAGTACAATGTCCGTGTTGCTTCCCGATACTTCAAGGGGCCGGAGCTGCTTGTGGATTACCAA ATGTACGACTACAGCCTGGACATGTGGAGCCTGGGGTGCATGCTGGCCAGTATGATTTTCAGAAAAGAGCCATTTTTCCATGGCCATGATAACTACGACCAG CTGGTGAGAATAGCGAAGGTGCTGGGCACAGAAGACCTCTACGATTATATTGACAAGTACAACATAGAACTGGATCCACGCTTTAATGATATTCTGGGCAG GCACTCGCGCAAACGGTGGGAAAGATTTGTACACAGCGAGAACCAACATCTAGTCAGTCCTGAGGCACTGGATTTCCTGGACAAGCTGCTGCGATATGACCATCAGACCCGACTGACTGCCCGTGAAGCTATGGACCACCCATACTTCT ATCCCATCGTAAAGGACCAGTCCCGGATGGGCGGCTCTAATATGCCCAGTGGCAGCACACCCGTCAGTAGCGCCAGTATGATGTCAGGTCAGTCCCGGTCCAGTGTTCGTGACAAGTCAG GGATCTCTACGGTGCCAACGCCATCTGCCCTGGGCTCTCTCGCTGGATCTCCCGTTATCTCTGCTACCAACACCCTGGGGACCCCTGTCGCTGCTGCAGCTGGAGCCACTCAGTAG
- the csnk2a1.S gene encoding casein kinase II subunit alpha isoform X2, which produces MSGPVPSRARVYTDVNTHRPREYWDYESHVVEWGNQDDYQLVRKLGRGKYSEVFEAINITNNEKVVVKILKPVKKKKIKREIKILENLRGGPNIITLADIVKDPVSRTPALVFEHVNNTDFKLYQTLTDYDIRFYMYEILKALDYCHSMGIMHRDVKPHNVMIDHEHRKLRLIDWGLAEFYHPGQEYNVRVASRYFKGPELLVDYQMYDYSLDMWSLGCMLASMIFRKEPFFHGHDNYDQLVRIAKVLGTEDLYDYIDKYNIELDPRFNDILGRHSRKRWERFVHSENQHLVSPEALDFLDKLLRYDHQTRLTAREAMDHPYFYPIVKDQSRMGGSNMPSGSTPVSSASMMSGQSRSSVRDKSGISTVPTPSALGSLAGSPVISATNTLGTPVAAAAGATQ; this is translated from the exons ATGTCAGGACCTGTGCCAAGTCGGGCCCGTGTCTACACGGATGTGAACACACACAGACCCCGAGAATATTGGGACTATGAGTCACACGTGGTAGAATGGGG CAACCAGGATGATTATCAGTTAGTGAGGAAACTCGGTCGGGGCAAATACAGTGAAGTCTTTGAAGCCATTAACATCACCAACAACGAGAAGGTTGTGGTAAAAATTCTCAAG CctgtgaagaagaagaaaattaagCGTGAGATAAAGATCCTGGAGAACCTGCGGGGTGGGCCCAACATTATCACCCTGGCAGACATAGTGAAAGACCCGGTG TCCAGAACGCCAGCACTTGTCTTCGAACATGTCAACAATACAGATTTTAAG TTATATCAGACTCTGACAGACTACGACATTAGATTCTACATGTATGAAATTCTTAAG GCACTGGATTATTGCCACAGTATGGGTATAATGCACAGAGATGTGAAACCTCACAATGTAATGATTGACCATGAGCACAGAAAG CTCCGTCTCATAGACTGGGGCTTGGCCGAATTCTACCACCCAGGACAGGAGTACAATGTCCGTGTTGCTTCCCGATACTTCAAGGGGCCGGAGCTGCTTGTGGATTACCAA ATGTACGACTACAGCCTGGACATGTGGAGCCTGGGGTGCATGCTGGCCAGTATGATTTTCAGAAAAGAGCCATTTTTCCATGGCCATGATAACTACGACCAG CTGGTGAGAATAGCGAAGGTGCTGGGCACAGAAGACCTCTACGATTATATTGACAAGTACAACATAGAACTGGATCCACGCTTTAATGATATTCTGGGCAG GCACTCGCGCAAACGGTGGGAAAGATTTGTACACAGCGAGAACCAACATCTAGTCAGTCCTGAGGCACTGGATTTCCTGGACAAGCTGCTGCGATATGACCATCAGACCCGACTGACTGCCCGTGAAGCTATGGACCACCCATACTTCT ATCCCATCGTAAAGGACCAGTCCCGGATGGGCGGCTCTAATATGCCCAGTGGCAGCACACCCGTCAGTAGCGCCAGTATGATGTCAGGTCAGTCCCGGTCCAGTGTTCGTGACAAGTCAG GGATCTCTACGGTGCCAACGCCATCTGCCCTGGGCTCTCTCGCTGGATCTCCCGTTATCTCTGCTACCAACACCCTGGGGACCCCTGTCGCTGCTGCAGCTGGAGCCACTCAGTAG